The following are encoded in a window of Flavobacterium psychrotrophum genomic DNA:
- a CDS encoding endonuclease MutS2, giving the protein MISITEKTLKDLEFGTVLEAVASGCVTEPGHEKAMAIIPFKDREELMDALRQTSEYVSSFDNNNALPNHGFEPVTNELKFLAIEDSYLDAAAFRKIANMSETVGTLIKFLEKFDDYYPTLQKRAAAVDFAKDILKFIDKIVDKYGEVKDDASFELQGIRREMNLVKTKINQSFTMALSHYNSLGYLDDIKETVVENRRVLAVAAMYRRKVKGSILGSSKTGSIAYIEPEATLRHSRELSNFEYEEKEEVKKILKQLSALVRPFVPVLYDYQDFLTDIDVVSGKAKYAKRINGLLPHINDEKRLYFREAYHPILFSSNRQKNKPTYPQTIELKEDNRIIVISGPNAGGKSITLKTIGLLQLMLQSGLLIPVHERSETFLFDRIMTDIGDNQSIENHLSTYSYRLKNMNYFLRKCNDKTLFLIDEFGTGSDPELGGALAETFLEEFYHREAFGIITTHYTNLKILANELPFATNANMLFDEKSLEPMYKLILGQAGSSFTFEVAQKNGIPYGLINRAKKKIEGSKVRFDKTIATLQKERSKLEKTSQNLKEEEDRAREEGKKMENINTRIQQKLESYQELYDANQRLIYMGQKLDDISEKYFNNKNKKELIGEFLKTVEIENSKRKKLEPKEKKIKEVQQKQVIAEVQVKVEEIRQEKKEKKIKEAEKPKVKAAIKIGDRVRMIDGKAVGTLESVEKNKATVNYGIFTSKVALEALELVEAMKK; this is encoded by the coding sequence ATGATAAGCATCACAGAAAAAACACTTAAAGACTTAGAATTCGGCACCGTGCTGGAGGCAGTAGCCTCAGGTTGCGTAACCGAACCCGGCCATGAAAAAGCAATGGCCATAATCCCGTTTAAAGACAGGGAGGAACTTATGGATGCCCTTAGGCAAACATCAGAATATGTTTCATCTTTTGATAATAACAATGCCCTGCCTAACCATGGTTTTGAGCCCGTAACCAATGAGCTTAAATTTCTGGCTATAGAAGACAGCTACCTCGACGCTGCTGCCTTCAGGAAAATAGCCAACATGAGCGAAACGGTGGGCACACTGATAAAATTTCTTGAAAAATTTGACGACTACTACCCTACACTTCAAAAGCGTGCTGCCGCAGTAGACTTTGCAAAAGACATCCTGAAATTTATAGATAAGATTGTAGACAAATATGGCGAAGTAAAAGACGACGCTTCTTTTGAACTACAGGGCATACGCCGTGAAATGAACCTGGTTAAGACCAAAATAAACCAAAGCTTTACCATGGCACTTAGCCACTATAACAGCCTGGGGTATCTTGACGACATTAAAGAAACCGTAGTAGAAAACCGCCGCGTACTGGCTGTAGCCGCCATGTACCGCCGCAAGGTAAAGGGCAGCATACTGGGTAGTTCTAAAACAGGCAGCATTGCCTATATAGAACCGGAAGCTACCCTGAGACATTCGCGCGAGCTTAGTAATTTTGAGTACGAAGAAAAAGAAGAGGTAAAAAAAATACTGAAACAGCTTTCGGCGCTTGTACGTCCGTTTGTACCTGTATTATATGATTACCAGGACTTCCTGACCGATATTGATGTAGTATCAGGCAAGGCCAAATATGCAAAGCGCATTAACGGACTGTTGCCCCATATTAACGATGAAAAAAGGCTGTATTTCCGGGAGGCATATCATCCTATATTATTTAGCAGTAACAGGCAAAAGAACAAGCCCACCTATCCGCAGACGATAGAGCTAAAAGAAGATAACCGCATTATTGTTATATCTGGGCCTAACGCCGGTGGTAAGAGTATTACCCTTAAAACCATTGGCCTGCTGCAACTAATGCTGCAAAGCGGCCTGCTGATACCGGTGCATGAACGTAGTGAAACGTTTTTGTTTGACCGTATCATGACCGACATTGGAGACAACCAGAGTATTGAAAACCACCTGAGTACCTATAGTTACCGTCTTAAGAACATGAACTACTTTCTACGAAAGTGTAATGACAAGACGTTGTTTCTTATTGATGAGTTTGGTACAGGTTCTGACCCTGAACTGGGCGGCGCTTTGGCAGAGACTTTTCTTGAGGAGTTTTACCACCGTGAGGCTTTTGGCATCATAACCACGCACTACACTAATCTTAAGATACTGGCTAACGAATTGCCTTTTGCGACCAATGCCAACATGCTTTTTGACGAGAAATCGCTGGAGCCTATGTACAAGCTTATCCTCGGGCAGGCCGGTAGTTCATTTACCTTTGAGGTAGCCCAGAAAAACGGCATCCCTTACGGGCTTATAAACCGTGCCAAGAAGAAGATCGAGGGCAGTAAAGTGCGATTTGACAAGACGATTGCCACACTGCAAAAAGAGCGCTCTAAGCTGGAAAAGACTTCTCAAAACCTTAAAGAAGAAGAAGACCGCGCACGTGAAGAGGGTAAAAAGATGGAGAATATCAACACCCGCATACAGCAAAAACTGGAAAGCTACCAGGAACTGTATGACGCCAACCAGCGCCTTATTTATATGGGGCAAAAACTGGATGATATTAGCGAAAAGTACTTCAACAATAAGAACAAGAAAGAGCTTATTGGCGAATTCCTGAAAACGGTAGAAATAGAGAACTCCAAGCGCAAGAAACTGGAACCAAAGGAGAAAAAAATTAAGGAGGTTCAGCAAAAGCAGGTAATAGCCGAAGTACAGGTTAAGGTAGAAGAAATTCGCCAGGAGAAAAAAGAAAAGAAAATAAAGGAGGCTGAAAAACCAAAGGTTAAAGCTGCCATAAAAATAGGAGACCGTGTGCGTATGATAGACGGCAAAGCTGTAGGCACATTGGAATCTGTTGAAAAGAATAAGGCTACAGTGAACTATGGCATATTTACCAGCAAGGTAGCCTTAGAAGCACTGGAACTTGTAGAGGCGATGAAGAAGTAA
- a CDS encoding thiol-disulfide oxidoreductase DCC family protein, whose protein sequence is MELPVDKKIILFDGVCNLCDNTVQFLIKHDKEDIFRFVAIQSEIGQEIISHIGIDTSKTDSIILYEPGHAYYYKAQAALNIATSLGGIYSLMGIFKILPKGLSNMVYDYIARNRYKWYGKKDACMLPTPETRAKFL, encoded by the coding sequence ATGGAATTACCTGTAGATAAAAAAATAATACTGTTTGATGGGGTTTGTAACCTGTGCGATAATACAGTGCAGTTCCTTATTAAACACGATAAAGAAGATATTTTCCGGTTTGTGGCCATTCAGTCAGAGATCGGGCAGGAAATCATTAGCCATATTGGCATTGACACGTCTAAGACAGACTCTATTATTCTTTACGAGCCGGGGCACGCCTATTACTACAAGGCACAGGCAGCACTTAACATTGCCACATCGCTTGGCGGCATTTACAGCCTGATGGGTATTTTTAAGATACTGCCAAAAGGATTATCAAATATGGTGTATGACTACATTGCCCGCAACCGCTACAAATGGTATGGTAAAAAAGATGCCTGTATGCTGCCAACGCCTGAAACAAGGGCTAAGTTTTTATAA
- the truA gene encoding tRNA pseudouridine(38-40) synthase TruA, whose protein sequence is MRYFIEFAYNGKNYCGWQYQPHSPSVQETLNKALSILLRTPTDVVGAGRTDTGVHATQMFAHFDHDGIAEPEKLALRLNAFLPKDIAVYRFIPLHDSAHARFDATSRTYEYHIHTFKDPFVHEGSWYDFHPLDVAKMNEAAQLLFDFTDFKCFSKAHTDVKTYNCKITRADWQQNGTRLVFTITADRFLRNMVRAIVGTLVNVGLGKLTLEDFRKIIESRDRGQAGFSVPAHGLYLTTVKYPYL, encoded by the coding sequence TTGAGATATTTTATAGAATTTGCCTATAACGGAAAAAATTACTGCGGATGGCAATACCAGCCCCACAGCCCATCAGTACAGGAAACGCTTAACAAAGCACTCTCTATCCTGCTCCGCACCCCTACAGATGTGGTAGGCGCCGGCCGTACTGATACGGGCGTACACGCCACACAAATGTTTGCCCACTTTGACCACGACGGCATTGCTGAACCAGAAAAACTAGCACTAAGGCTCAATGCGTTTTTGCCAAAGGATATTGCCGTATACCGTTTTATACCTTTGCACGACAGTGCCCATGCCCGCTTTGATGCTACAAGCCGCACATATGAATATCACATCCACACGTTTAAAGATCCGTTTGTACATGAGGGCAGCTGGTATGATTTTCATCCGCTTGATGTAGCTAAAATGAACGAGGCTGCGCAGCTGCTGTTTGATTTTACCGATTTTAAATGCTTTTCTAAAGCCCATACTGATGTTAAAACCTATAACTGTAAGATTACCCGCGCCGACTGGCAGCAAAATGGCACACGACTGGTTTTTACCATTACTGCCGACCGTTTTTTGCGCAATATGGTACGTGCCATTGTAGGTACTTTGGTAAACGTAGGACTGGGTAAACTAACCCTTGAAGATTTCAGGAAAATTATTGAAAGCAGGGATCGCGGGCAGGCCGGATTCTCAGTTCCCGCACACGGATTATACCTTACTACGGTAAAATATCCGTATCTTTGA
- a CDS encoding ABC transporter ATP-binding protein has protein sequence MKAEKTPKNKNAASLSKVMRFASPYRMRFVWVIIFSIALSIFAAIRPYLLKETVNSHLIHKDNEGLLLYVALMGLVLIFEVASQFYFVYWANWLGQDIVKDIREKLFSHITHFRMKFFDNEAVGRLVTRTVFDIESIAKIFSQGLFMIISDMLKMVVILGFMFWMNWKLTAVVIIAMPFLVIATRIFQKKMKGAFEEVRTQVSNLNTFVQERVTGMKIVQLFNREEIEYEKFKVINQKHNDAWQKNILYNSIFFPIADIISSLTLGFVIWYGGVDIIGHGNLTTPGDLFAYIMFIPMLFNPLRQIADKFNEMQMGIVASDRVFELLEMEGYTQVNGSREAWHFKGDLFFKDVRFSYIEGEEVIKGINLKADSGQTVAIVGATGAGKSTIINLLNRFYEIDSGTITIDGTNIDEFTLESLRRQVAIVLQDVFLFADTILNNITLNNPDISREQVIAAAKSIGVDDFISSLPGGYDYNVKERGVMLSSGQRQLIAFLRAYVSNPSILILDEATSSIDTYSEEMIRRATEAVTQGRTSIVIAHRLATIVNADKIIVMDKGKIVEEGTHYELINRNEGYYKNLYFSQFATESDEAEKAK, from the coding sequence ATGAAAGCCGAAAAAACTCCTAAAAATAAAAATGCCGCATCACTAAGCAAGGTAATGCGTTTTGCCTCTCCTTACCGTATGCGCTTTGTATGGGTTATTATTTTCTCGATAGCCTTATCAATATTTGCAGCCATTCGCCCCTACCTGCTTAAAGAAACCGTAAACAGCCACCTTATACATAAAGATAATGAGGGCTTGCTTCTTTATGTAGCCCTTATGGGCCTCGTCCTGATTTTTGAAGTAGCATCGCAATTCTACTTTGTATACTGGGCAAACTGGCTGGGTCAGGATATTGTAAAAGACATACGCGAAAAGCTGTTTAGCCACATTACGCACTTCCGTATGAAATTTTTTGATAATGAAGCAGTAGGAAGGCTTGTTACACGCACGGTTTTTGACATTGAATCTATTGCCAAGATATTTAGCCAGGGACTTTTTATGATCATCAGCGATATGCTAAAGATGGTTGTTATCCTGGGCTTTATGTTCTGGATGAACTGGAAGCTTACCGCCGTGGTAATCATAGCCATGCCTTTTCTGGTTATAGCAACACGCATTTTCCAGAAAAAAATGAAAGGCGCTTTTGAAGAGGTACGTACACAGGTATCAAACCTTAATACCTTTGTTCAGGAACGCGTTACGGGCATGAAGATCGTGCAACTCTTTAACCGCGAAGAAATAGAATATGAAAAGTTTAAGGTTATCAACCAGAAGCATAATGATGCGTGGCAAAAAAATATTCTTTATAACTCCATCTTCTTCCCTATTGCCGATATCATATCGTCGCTAACACTGGGATTTGTAATATGGTATGGCGGTGTAGACATTATAGGCCATGGTAACCTTACCACACCGGGCGACCTTTTTGCATATATCATGTTTATCCCTATGCTGTTTAACCCACTTAGGCAAATAGCAGATAAGTTTAACGAGATGCAAATGGGTATTGTAGCTTCTGACCGTGTTTTTGAACTTTTAGAGATGGAAGGCTATACCCAGGTTAATGGCTCGCGTGAGGCATGGCATTTTAAAGGCGACCTGTTTTTTAAAGATGTACGCTTTAGTTATATAGAAGGCGAAGAAGTAATTAAGGGCATTAACCTTAAAGCAGATTCAGGTCAAACCGTAGCTATTGTAGGTGCTACAGGTGCCGGTAAAAGTACCATTATTAACCTGCTGAACCGTTTTTATGAAATAGATAGCGGCACCATTACCATTGATGGCACTAATATTGACGAGTTTACACTGGAAAGCCTGCGCCGCCAGGTTGCCATTGTGCTTCAGGATGTTTTTTTGTTTGCCGATACAATACTGAACAACATTACACTAAACAACCCTGATATTTCGAGAGAGCAGGTAATAGCTGCCGCAAAATCTATAGGTGTTGATGATTTTATAAGCAGCCTGCCGGGTGGTTATGATTATAATGTTAAGGAGCGTGGTGTGATGCTATCTTCTGGCCAGCGCCAGTTAATTGCCTTTTTAAGGGCTTACGTAAGCAATCCTTCTATCCTTATACTTGATGAGGCTACGTCTTCTATTGATACTTATTCTGAAGAAATGATACGCAGGGCTACAGAGGCCGTTACCCAGGGGCGCACCTCTATAGTTATAGCGCACAGGCTTGCCACCATTGTTAATGCAGATAAGATTATTGTAATGGATAAAGGTAAGATTGTTGAGGAAGGCACTCATTATGAACTTATAAACCGTAACGAAGGGTATTATAAGAATCTTTACTTTTCGCAGTTTGCTACAGAAAGTGATGAAGCCGAAAAGGCAAAATAA
- a CDS encoding alpha/beta fold hydrolase, with protein sequence MPFILNSSVSLSGASEEVQIYYEEIGRGKPVVLIHGWPLNHEMWEYQLNELPKHNIRVIAYDRRGFGKSSRPWQGYDYDSLASDLHALLETLDLNDVTLVGFSMGGGEVARYLSKYNTAGRVTKAALISAVTPFLLKTEDNPTGLPQEMFDDIKQQLEEDRPKFLATFAKKFYGVHLFSNPVSEEFLQRDQILTLNSAGYATIKAMQAWSTTDFRADLAAIKIPLLVLHGKADETVPIDASAEETIKIVPQAEYVVYDDAPHGLFYTHKNRFNEEIINFVNR encoded by the coding sequence ATGCCTTTTATCTTAAACAGTTCCGTCAGCCTTTCCGGCGCATCAGAAGAAGTTCAAATCTATTATGAAGAAATAGGGCGCGGCAAGCCTGTAGTGCTTATACACGGCTGGCCCCTTAACCACGAAATGTGGGAATACCAACTCAATGAACTACCTAAACATAACATTCGTGTAATAGCGTATGACCGCCGTGGTTTTGGTAAATCGTCGCGCCCATGGCAAGGTTACGACTACGACAGCTTAGCATCTGACCTCCATGCGCTTCTGGAAACATTAGACCTTAACGATGTAACTCTTGTAGGTTTTAGTATGGGTGGGGGAGAAGTAGCCCGTTATCTTTCTAAATACAACACAGCCGGGCGCGTTACAAAAGCTGCCCTTATAAGTGCTGTAACACCGTTTCTGCTAAAAACAGAAGATAACCCTACAGGCCTGCCACAGGAGATGTTTGATGATATTAAGCAGCAGCTTGAAGAAGACAGGCCTAAATTTTTGGCTACGTTTGCAAAAAAGTTTTATGGTGTGCACCTGTTTAGCAACCCCGTAAGCGAAGAATTTTTGCAGAGGGATCAGATACTTACGCTAAACTCTGCCGGCTATGCAACCATAAAAGCAATGCAGGCATGGTCTACGACAGACTTTAGAGCCGACCTTGCCGCAATAAAAATTCCGCTATTGGTGCTGCATGGTAAGGCAGACGAAACGGTGCCTATTGACGCTTCTGCCGAAGAAACGATCAAGATTGTACCACAGGCAGAATATGTAGTATATGATGATGCTCCGCATGGGTTGTTCTACACGCACAAAAACAGGTTTAACGAAGAGATAATCAACTTTGTTAATAGATAA
- a CDS encoding L-threonylcarbamoyladenylate synthase, whose protein sequence is MAQFIKIYPKNPNEKEINKVVNVLRDGGIIIYPTDTVYGMGCDITNSRALERIAKIKGIKLEKANFSFVCSDLSNLSDYVKQIDTSTFKILKRSLPGPYTFILPGNNNLPKEFKKKTTVGIRVPDNDIALEIVRQLGNPIISTSIHDDDEVIEYSTDPELIFEKWQHLVDVVIDGGYGDNTASTIIDLSGDEPEVVRVGKGDPDIF, encoded by the coding sequence ATGGCTCAATTCATAAAAATATATCCTAAAAATCCCAACGAGAAAGAGATAAATAAAGTGGTGAATGTACTTCGAGACGGAGGCATCATTATTTACCCTACAGATACCGTTTATGGTATGGGCTGCGATATTACAAACAGCAGAGCGCTGGAACGTATTGCAAAAATTAAAGGCATAAAGCTGGAAAAAGCTAACTTTTCTTTTGTGTGTAGCGACCTGAGCAACCTTTCTGACTATGTAAAACAAATAGATACCAGTACATTTAAGATACTGAAGCGTTCGCTACCGGGGCCGTATACGTTTATCCTTCCGGGGAATAATAATCTGCCAAAAGAGTTTAAAAAGAAAACTACCGTGGGTATACGTGTGCCAGACAATGATATAGCGCTCGAAATAGTACGTCAGCTAGGTAATCCTATAATTAGTACCTCGATACATGATGATGATGAAGTAATAGAGTACAGTACCGATCCTGAACTTATCTTTGAAAAATGGCAGCATCTGGTTGATGTTGTTATTGATGGCGGCTATGGCGATAATACAGCATCTACCATCATAGATCTTTCCGGTGATGAGCCGGAAGTAGTGAGGGTAGGTAAAGGTGACCCCGATATTTTTTAA
- a CDS encoding DUF6155 family protein, with amino-acid sequence MSKRDLKKYLASLPKEELEEQLLALYEKFADVKTYYNFVFNPKEDKLEQEAKLKIVAEYFPPRGKRPKLRRGTAQKYIKHFLSLGVDAMVVADVMLYNLETAMKYTARREISADSFYKSMFNSYKQVVDYVVVNGIAHDYKARIEAVYKEAMRQHWLNRKEFERIYDNFE; translated from the coding sequence ATGAGTAAACGCGACCTTAAGAAATACCTGGCATCATTACCAAAAGAAGAACTGGAAGAGCAACTGTTAGCTTTGTATGAAAAATTTGCTGATGTTAAAACTTATTACAACTTTGTTTTTAACCCGAAAGAAGACAAGCTGGAGCAGGAGGCCAAGCTAAAAATTGTTGCAGAGTATTTTCCGCCAAGAGGCAAACGTCCTAAGCTTCGAAGGGGTACAGCCCAAAAATACATTAAGCATTTTCTTTCGCTTGGTGTAGACGCTATGGTTGTTGCAGATGTGATGCTTTACAATTTAGAAACTGCCATGAAGTATACCGCCAGGCGTGAAATAAGTGCAGACAGCTTTTATAAGAGCATGTTTAACTCTTATAAGCAAGTAGTAGATTATGTGGTAGTAAATGGCATTGCGCACGATTACAAAGCCCGTATAGAAGCTGTTTATAAAGAAGCAATGCGTCAGCACTGGCTTAACCGCAAAGAGTTTGAACGTATATACGATAATTTTGAGTAG
- a CDS encoding YceI family protein: protein MKRINVLAFTAATLLFISCGGKSSESTSTSEEKEVAEKQGDVFAVNLETSKVDWKAFHKGGFAPRWGTLSIKSGEVASENGELTGGDFVIDMQSLKVDPASVTEKDKKSTDLEAHLKNADFFDVEKNPTAEFKITSVTSLATPPADAVAGANKTVSGNLTLQGKTLNVSFPAKVEVVDGNATLQAKFTVDRSEWGIKFGTSEANPAEWMISKDIEIGVDVKATKK from the coding sequence ATGAAAAGAATTAATGTACTGGCATTCACGGCTGCAACTCTATTATTTATTTCATGCGGTGGAAAATCATCCGAATCTACTTCAACAAGCGAGGAAAAAGAAGTAGCAGAAAAACAAGGTGACGTTTTTGCCGTAAATCTTGAAACTTCTAAGGTAGACTGGAAAGCATTTCATAAAGGAGGATTTGCCCCACGTTGGGGAACACTTTCAATTAAATCGGGTGAGGTAGCTTCAGAAAATGGCGAACTTACCGGAGGCGATTTTGTTATCGATATGCAGTCTTTAAAAGTAGACCCTGCATCTGTAACTGAAAAAGATAAAAAATCTACAGACCTTGAGGCACACCTTAAAAATGCTGACTTTTTTGATGTTGAAAAAAACCCAACTGCCGAGTTTAAAATCACCAGCGTAACCAGCCTTGCTACACCACCGGCAGATGCAGTTGCAGGAGCAAACAAGACTGTAAGTGGTAACCTTACACTACAAGGTAAAACGCTTAACGTATCATTTCCTGCAAAAGTTGAAGTAGTTGACGGCAATGCAACACTACAAGCTAAATTTACTGTAGACCGCTCTGAATGGGGTATTAAATTTGGAACATCTGAAGCTAATCCGGCTGAATGGATGATAAGCAAAGATATCGAAATAGGTGTTGATGTTAAGGCTACAAAAAAATAG